In one window of Mesorhizobium sp. B2-1-1 DNA:
- a CDS encoding carbohydrate ABC transporter permease, whose translation MDENSSARLKRRLLGIAYRIGLFLAMLTICLPGLWIVLSSLRPTVEIMAKPPVWIPQQISFDAYVAMFSGIGKGGIPVIEYFRNSLIISVTSTMIAVAIGMAGGYAFARYRFRGKSGVFLGLMLTRTVPGIALSLPLFFLYVRLGIIDTHFGLILAYVALNVPFTIWLIDGFFRQVPKDLAEAAQIDGCTRWQAFWQVEFPLAGPGIASAAIFAFLTCWNEFALASQLTRSVSAKTLPVGLLDYTAEFTIDWRGMCALAVVMIIPALTLTYIVQKHLVGGLTSGAVKG comes from the coding sequence ATGGACGAGAATTCTTCCGCCCGCCTCAAGCGCCGGCTGCTGGGCATCGCCTATCGCATCGGCCTGTTCCTGGCGATGCTGACCATCTGCCTGCCCGGCCTGTGGATCGTGCTTTCGTCGCTGCGGCCGACGGTGGAGATCATGGCCAAGCCGCCGGTGTGGATCCCGCAGCAGATCTCGTTCGACGCCTATGTTGCGATGTTCTCAGGGATCGGCAAGGGCGGCATCCCGGTCATAGAATATTTCCGCAACTCGCTGATCATCTCGGTGACCTCGACGATGATCGCGGTGGCCATCGGCATGGCCGGCGGCTATGCCTTCGCGCGCTACCGTTTCCGCGGCAAGTCGGGCGTCTTCCTCGGCCTGATGCTGACGCGCACGGTGCCGGGTATCGCGCTCTCGCTGCCGCTGTTCTTCCTTTATGTCAGGCTCGGCATCATCGACACGCATTTCGGACTGATCCTGGCCTATGTCGCGCTCAACGTGCCGTTCACCATTTGGCTGATCGACGGCTTCTTCCGCCAGGTGCCGAAGGACCTCGCGGAAGCCGCCCAGATCGACGGCTGCACCCGCTGGCAGGCCTTCTGGCAGGTCGAGTTCCCGCTTGCCGGGCCCGGCATCGCCTCCGCCGCGATCTTTGCTTTCCTGACCTGCTGGAACGAGTTCGCGCTGGCCTCGCAGCTTACCCGCTCGGTCAGCGCCAAGACCCTGCCGGTCGGCCTGCTCGACTACACGGCCGAATTCACCATCGACTGGCGCGGCATGTGCGCGCTCGCCGTGGTGATGATCATCCCGGCGCTCACCCTCACCTACATCGTCCAGAAACACCTTGTCGGCGGCTTGACCTCCGGCGCGGTGAAAGGCTGA
- a CDS encoding ABC transporter ATP-binding protein: protein MATVSLQKLTKRYGNVGIVHGIDLDIADREFIALVGPSGCGKSTTLRMIAGLEEISAGSIEIGGRVVNDLPPRSRNISMVFQSYALYPHMTVRENLGFSLKIAGAAKEDMERRVAEASAILGLDTLLDRRPSQLSGGQRQRVAMGRAIVRDPDVFLFDEPLSNLDAKLRTQMRTEIKKLHAKVRSTVIYVTHDQVEAMTLADRIVIMRDGHIEQVGTPDEVFRRPATRFVAGFIGSPPMNLHEATIDDGHLVFASGEKLPLPSQFKANVARGNKVVFGLRPDDIYPTGHGISSGGAADVHQIELPITVTEPLGNETLVFVEFNGADWVSRMLNPRALRSGERVAMSLDLSQAHLFAADTGKSLRS from the coding sequence ATGGCAACGGTTTCCCTCCAAAAGCTGACCAAGCGCTACGGCAATGTCGGGATCGTGCACGGCATCGACCTCGACATCGCGGACCGCGAATTCATCGCGCTGGTCGGCCCCTCCGGCTGCGGCAAGTCGACGACGCTCAGGATGATCGCAGGGCTGGAAGAGATCAGTGCCGGCTCGATCGAGATCGGCGGCCGCGTCGTCAACGATTTGCCGCCGCGTTCGCGCAACATCTCGATGGTGTTCCAGTCCTACGCGCTTTATCCCCACATGACGGTGCGCGAGAACCTCGGCTTCTCCCTGAAGATTGCCGGGGCCGCCAAGGAGGATATGGAGCGCCGCGTCGCCGAAGCCTCGGCCATCCTCGGCCTCGACACGCTGCTCGACCGTCGCCCGTCGCAACTTTCCGGCGGCCAGCGCCAGCGCGTCGCCATGGGCCGCGCCATCGTACGCGATCCCGACGTGTTCCTGTTCGACGAGCCGCTTTCAAATCTCGACGCCAAACTGCGCACGCAGATGCGGACCGAAATCAAGAAGCTGCACGCCAAGGTGCGGTCGACGGTGATCTATGTCACCCATGACCAGGTCGAGGCGATGACGCTTGCCGACCGCATCGTCATCATGCGCGACGGCCATATCGAACAGGTCGGCACCCCAGACGAGGTGTTCCGACGGCCGGCGACGCGGTTCGTCGCGGGCTTCATCGGCTCGCCGCCGATGAATCTGCACGAGGCGACGATCGATGACGGCCACTTGGTTTTCGCCAGCGGCGAAAAGCTGCCATTGCCTAGCCAATTCAAAGCCAATGTCGCCAGGGGTAACAAGGTGGTGTTCGGGTTGCGGCCCGACGACATCTACCCGACCGGCCATGGTATCAGTTCCGGTGGTGCGGCCGACGTCCACCAGATCGAATTGCCGATCACGGTCACCGAACCACTCGGCAACGAGACGCTGGTGTTCGTCGAGTTCAATGGCGCAGACTGGGTTTCGCGCATGCTGAACCCAAGAGCTTTGAGATCGGGCGAGCGGGTGGCCATGAGCCTCGACCTGTCGCAGGCGCATCTGTTTGCCGCCGACACGGGAAAGTCATTGCGGAGCTGA
- a CDS encoding mandelate racemase/muconate lactonizing enzyme family protein → MATIEKIELRMVDLVPKVKRTDAIQSFVSQETPLVTITDSDGAVGTGYSYTIGTGGSSVMRLLSDHLAPRLIGRDPDMIEAIWHDLEFATHATTIGAITAIAIAAIDTALWDLRAKKQGLPLWKLAGGAKDRCPLYTTEGGWLHIETQALVDDALAAKAKGFRGSKVKIGKPHGSEDLARLAAVRKAVGDGYEIMTDANQGFSVDEAIRRAARLRELDLAWIEEPLPADDIDGHVRLSNSTQTPIAIGESLYSIRHFREYMQKGASSIVQVDVGRIGGITPWLKVAHAAEAFDIPVCPHFLMELHVSLTCAVQNGRYVEYIPQLDQLTGKRMRIEDGHALAPEEPGIGIDWDWDAVKAMSIAEFTTAITK, encoded by the coding sequence ATGGCCACGATCGAAAAGATAGAACTGCGGATGGTGGACCTTGTGCCCAAGGTCAAGCGCACGGACGCGATCCAGAGTTTCGTCAGCCAGGAAACGCCTCTCGTCACGATCACCGATTCCGACGGCGCCGTCGGCACCGGCTACAGCTACACGATCGGCACCGGCGGCTCGTCTGTGATGCGGCTCTTGTCCGACCATCTGGCGCCGCGCCTGATCGGCCGCGACCCCGACATGATCGAGGCGATCTGGCACGATCTCGAATTCGCCACACACGCCACCACGATCGGCGCGATCACGGCCATCGCGATCGCGGCGATCGACACCGCGCTTTGGGACCTGCGGGCGAAGAAGCAGGGCCTGCCTCTGTGGAAGCTGGCGGGCGGCGCCAAGGACCGCTGCCCGCTCTACACGACGGAGGGCGGCTGGCTGCACATCGAGACGCAGGCGCTGGTCGATGACGCGCTGGCCGCGAAGGCCAAGGGATTTCGCGGCTCGAAGGTGAAGATCGGCAAACCGCACGGATCGGAAGATCTGGCGCGGCTGGCGGCGGTGCGCAAGGCGGTGGGCGACGGCTACGAGATCATGACCGACGCCAATCAGGGATTCTCCGTCGACGAAGCGATCCGCCGCGCAGCGAGGCTGCGTGAACTCGATCTCGCCTGGATCGAGGAGCCGCTGCCGGCCGACGACATCGATGGCCATGTCAGGCTGTCGAATTCGACGCAGACGCCGATTGCCATCGGCGAGTCGCTCTATTCCATCAGGCATTTCCGCGAATACATGCAGAAAGGCGCCTCTTCGATCGTGCAAGTCGATGTCGGTCGCATTGGCGGTATCACGCCCTGGCTAAAGGTGGCGCATGCGGCGGAGGCCTTCGACATTCCGGTCTGTCCGCATTTCCTGATGGAATTGCATGTCAGCCTCACCTGCGCTGTTCAGAACGGCCGCTATGTCGAGTACATTCCGCAGCTTGACCAGTTGACCGGCAAGCGCATGCGCATCGAGGATGGGCACGCTCTGGCACCCGAGGAGCCCGGCATCGGCATCGATTGGGACTGGGACGCGGTCAAGGCCATGAGCATCGCCGAATTCACCACGGCGATCACGAAATAG
- a CDS encoding L-rhamnose mutarotase: MQRMGMVLGLKPEKVEEYVRLHAAVWPDVLTMISACNIENYSIYLKRPENLLFAYFEYHGTDYAADMAKMAADPKTQEWWALCMPCQEPLATRKEGEWWASMDEVFHHD, from the coding sequence ATGCAGCGGATGGGAATGGTTCTGGGACTGAAGCCGGAAAAGGTCGAGGAATATGTGCGCCTCCATGCCGCCGTCTGGCCCGACGTGCTGACCATGATCTCGGCTTGCAACATCGAGAACTATTCGATCTACCTGAAGCGGCCGGAGAACCTGCTGTTTGCCTATTTCGAATACCACGGCACCGACTATGCCGCCGACATGGCCAAGATGGCGGCAGACCCGAAAACACAGGAATGGTGGGCCCTCTGCATGCCTTGCCAGGAGCCGCTGGCGACCCGCAAGGAGGGCGAATGGTGGGCTTCGATGGACGAGGTCTTCCATCATGACTGA
- a CDS encoding Gfo/Idh/MocA family protein: MTEGGFDPASLIQSWPKPTKPRPIVTFGAGSIVGDAHFPAYRKAGFPITGLYDPDQAKAKALAEKWNVTAFHSVEEAAAVKDAIFDLATPPGRHAEILKALPDGSVALIQKPMGNYLGEATEILEICRARKLKAAVNFQLRFAPMMLGLKDAIARGWLGEIVDFDAWLALATPWELWEFLLKAPRVEIAMHSIHYLDLIRQLLGDPKGVHAKTLGHPNHEVAQTRTSAILDYGDTVRCALSINHDHKFGRRHQACEFRICGTEGAAYLKLGLNLDYPRGEPDVLEIYPRGGTDWISVPLAGEWFPDAFVGRMANVQRFAAGEDDELVSSVEDAWNTMALVEAAYKSSAAPATPLAEKP; this comes from the coding sequence ATGACTGAAGGCGGTTTCGACCCTGCCTCACTCATCCAGTCCTGGCCCAAGCCTACAAAGCCCCGGCCGATCGTCACCTTCGGCGCAGGTTCGATTGTCGGCGATGCCCATTTTCCCGCCTACCGAAAAGCGGGGTTCCCGATTACCGGCCTTTATGATCCGGACCAGGCCAAGGCGAAGGCCCTGGCCGAGAAATGGAATGTGACGGCCTTCCACTCCGTCGAGGAAGCGGCGGCCGTCAAGGATGCGATCTTCGATCTGGCGACGCCGCCAGGACGGCACGCCGAGATCCTGAAGGCTCTGCCCGACGGTTCGGTCGCGCTGATCCAGAAGCCGATGGGCAACTACCTCGGCGAGGCAACCGAAATCCTCGAAATCTGCCGCGCCAGAAAACTCAAGGCAGCCGTGAATTTCCAGCTGCGCTTCGCGCCGATGATGCTGGGCCTCAAGGACGCCATCGCCAGGGGCTGGCTCGGCGAGATCGTCGACTTCGACGCCTGGCTGGCGCTGGCGACACCTTGGGAACTGTGGGAATTCCTGCTCAAGGCGCCGCGTGTCGAGATCGCCATGCATTCGATCCACTATCTAGACCTGATCCGGCAACTGCTCGGCGACCCCAAGGGCGTCCACGCCAAGACGCTTGGCCATCCCAACCACGAGGTGGCGCAGACTCGCACTAGCGCCATTCTCGACTATGGAGACACGGTTCGCTGCGCACTGTCGATCAACCACGACCACAAGTTCGGCCGCCGGCACCAGGCTTGCGAGTTTCGCATCTGCGGCACCGAAGGGGCCGCCTATCTCAAGCTCGGCCTCAATCTCGACTATCCGCGCGGCGAACCCGACGTCCTGGAAATCTATCCAAGAGGCGGAACGGACTGGATCAGTGTGCCGCTCGCCGGTGAATGGTTCCCCGACGCTTTCGTCGGACGCATGGCAAATGTGCAGCGCTTTGCCGCGGGCGAAGACGACGAATTGGTCAGTTCGGTCGAGGACGCCTGGAACACCATGGCGCTGGTGGAAGCCGCCTATAAATCGAGTGCGGCGCCGGCGACGCCGCTGGCCGAAAAGCCATAG
- a CDS encoding MaoC/PaaZ C-terminal domain-containing protein, with the protein MEQITYFEDYEIGSSRLTSGRTITETDFIVHAGHTGDFFPHHMDAEFMKTTPFGQRIAHGTLVFSVGIGLTASVVNPVAFSYGYDRLRFIKPVFIGDTIRTRTTIAAKEDDPKRPAAGRVIERCEVINQRDEVVLAADHIYIVERKPG; encoded by the coding sequence ATGGAACAGATCACCTATTTCGAGGACTACGAGATCGGCTCTTCGCGGCTGACCAGCGGCCGCACCATTACCGAGACCGACTTCATCGTCCATGCCGGACACACCGGCGATTTCTTCCCACACCACATGGACGCCGAGTTCATGAAGACGACGCCGTTCGGTCAGCGCATCGCGCACGGCACGCTGGTGTTCTCGGTCGGCATCGGACTGACGGCAAGCGTCGTCAATCCCGTTGCCTTCTCCTATGGCTATGATCGGCTGCGTTTCATCAAGCCGGTGTTCATCGGCGACACGATCCGCACGCGCACCACCATCGCGGCCAAGGAGGACGATCCGAAGCGGCCGGCCGCGGGCCGGGTGATCGAACGCTGCGAGGTGATCAACCAGCGCGACGAAGTGGTGTTGGCCGCGGATCACATCTACATCGTCGAACGCAAACCCGGCTGA
- a CDS encoding ABC transporter permease subunit: MLVWSRSGRLVLWLLFALIFGVLFLAPLAVILLSSLAGQWNGVLPSSLTTEHYSDVLHGAAGDAVKASLLTGFAASALALVSGTWAALSLRVQGHALRRLLGLLFFIPSAVPSVSVGLGLLVAFSHPPLLLNGTIAIVMIAHFVLISAFTFGNVSAGLARLSPDFEQVASSLGARPAYRLWHVTLPLLAPYLVAAFGLSFALSMGELGATVMVYPPGWVTLPVSIFSLTDRGDIFAGAALTMILVVATLALLLGLERITARATGS, encoded by the coding sequence ATGCTGGTCTGGTCCCGCTCCGGTCGCCTCGTTCTGTGGCTCCTCTTCGCGCTGATCTTCGGTGTGCTGTTCCTGGCGCCGCTTGCGGTCATTCTCCTGTCCAGCCTTGCCGGCCAGTGGAACGGGGTGCTGCCGAGCAGCCTGACGACGGAACACTACAGCGACGTCTTGCATGGCGCGGCCGGCGATGCGGTCAAGGCGAGCCTTCTCACCGGTTTTGCAGCCAGCGCGCTGGCGCTGGTCAGCGGCACCTGGGCGGCGCTGTCGCTGCGGGTCCAGGGGCATGCGCTGCGGCGCCTGCTCGGCCTGTTGTTCTTCATCCCCAGCGCCGTGCCTTCGGTCTCCGTCGGCCTTGGCCTGCTGGTCGCCTTCAGCCATCCGCCGCTGCTGCTCAACGGTACGATCGCGATCGTCATGATCGCCCATTTCGTGCTGATCTCAGCCTTCACCTTCGGCAATGTGTCGGCCGGACTGGCGCGACTCTCGCCCGATTTCGAGCAGGTGGCATCGAGCCTCGGCGCGCGGCCGGCCTACCGCCTCTGGCACGTCACCTTGCCTCTGCTCGCACCCTATCTGGTCGCGGCGTTCGGGCTCAGCTTCGCACTGTCGATGGGTGAACTCGGCGCCACCGTGATGGTCTATCCGCCGGGTTGGGTGACGCTGCCGGTGTCGATCTTCAGCCTCACCGACCGAGGCGACATCTTTGCGGGAGCAGCGCTCACCATGATCCTGGTGGTGGCGACCCTGGCGCTGCTGCTCGGTCTGGAGCGCATCACCGCCCGCGCCACGGGATCGTAG